A single window of Nicotiana tomentosiformis chromosome 1, ASM39032v3, whole genome shotgun sequence DNA harbors:
- the LOC138891351 gene encoding thiamine pyrophosphokinase 1 isoform X2 has product MDSIRTDVLDFYRGLGTKIIDESHDQDTTDLHKCVAYIRELLNPEHPNLCILATGALGGRFDHEMGNINVICRFPSMPIILLSDDCLIQLLPSTHHHKIHIQSSVEGPHCGLIPIGTAAGRTTTTGLKWNLDKTEMRFGGLVSTSNIVKENIVTVQSESDLLWTISIKKE; this is encoded by the exons ATGGATTCAATCAGAACCGATGTTCTTGACTTTTATAGAGGCCTG GGGACCAAGATAATTGATGAATCTCATGATCAAGATACTACAGATCTTCATAAATGTGTTGCATATATTCGTGAATTACTAAACCCGGAACATCCAAAT TTGTGTATTCTAGCCACCGGAGCACTTGGTGGAAGGTTTGACCATGAGATGGGAAATATTAATGTCATATGCCGTTTCCCGTCCATGCCGATTATTCTTCTCTCTGATGATTGCCTCATCCAACTTCTTCCAAGTACACATCATCACAAGATTCATATCCAGTCCTCTGTTGAGGGCCCACATTGCGGACTCATACCCATTGGAACGGCTGCTGGAAGAACCACAACCACAGGTCTCAAATGGAATTTGG ACAAGACAGAAATGAGATTTGGTGGTTTAGTCAGTACATCTAATATCGTGAAAGAGAACATAGTAACAGTGCAATCTGAATCTGACCTCCTATGGACGATTTCTATCAAAAAAGAATGA
- the LOC138891351 gene encoding thiamine pyrophosphokinase 2 isoform X1, whose translation MGMISHSSTFLLPNLPTDNGPDLTYALVILNQRLPRFTPLLWEHAQVHVCADGGANRVFDELPRFFPHDDPSDIRKRYKPHAIKGDMDSIRTDVLDFYRGLGTKIIDESHDQDTTDLHKCVAYIRELLNPEHPNLCILATGALGGRFDHEMGNINVICRFPSMPIILLSDDCLIQLLPSTHHHKIHIQSSVEGPHCGLIPIGTAAGRTTTTGLKWNLDKTEMRFGGLVSTSNIVKENIVTVQSESDLLWTISIKKE comes from the exons ATGGGGATGATTTCTCATTCATCTACTTTCCTCCTCCCAAATCTTCCTACCGACAACGGACCTGATCTAACGTACGCCCTTGTTATCCTTAACCAACGCCTCCCTCGATTCACTCCTTTGCTCTGGGAGCACG CACAGGTTCATGTTTGCGCTGACGGTGGAGCGAATAGGGTGTTTGATGAATTGCCTCGCTTTTTTCCTCATGACGACCCTTCTGATATTCGTAAGAG GTACAAGCCACATGCTATAAAAGGAGATATGGATTCAATCAGAACCGATGTTCTTGACTTTTATAGAGGCCTG GGGACCAAGATAATTGATGAATCTCATGATCAAGATACTACAGATCTTCATAAATGTGTTGCATATATTCGTGAATTACTAAACCCGGAACATCCAAAT TTGTGTATTCTAGCCACCGGAGCACTTGGTGGAAGGTTTGACCATGAGATGGGAAATATTAATGTCATATGCCGTTTCCCGTCCATGCCGATTATTCTTCTCTCTGATGATTGCCTCATCCAACTTCTTCCAAGTACACATCATCACAAGATTCATATCCAGTCCTCTGTTGAGGGCCCACATTGCGGACTCATACCCATTGGAACGGCTGCTGGAAGAACCACAACCACAGGTCTCAAATGGAATTTGG ACAAGACAGAAATGAGATTTGGTGGTTTAGTCAGTACATCTAATATCGTGAAAGAGAACATAGTAACAGTGCAATCTGAATCTGACCTCCTATGGACGATTTCTATCAAAAAAGAATGA